One Kallotenue papyrolyticum genomic window carries:
- a CDS encoding response regulator → MSRGQLASILIIEDDQAIRTALIELLEEEGYRAVGAANGREALDYLRRHQHPCLILLDLMMPVMNGWQFRDEQQRDPCLAPIPTVVLSADGNVAEKAAAIHADDFLKKPIQLGQLLDTVDRFCR, encoded by the coding sequence ATGAGTCGTGGCCAGCTTGCCAGCATTCTGATCATCGAAGATGACCAGGCCATTCGCACAGCGCTGATTGAACTGCTGGAGGAAGAAGGCTACCGCGCGGTAGGAGCGGCCAACGGGCGCGAAGCGCTGGACTATCTGCGCCGCCATCAGCATCCCTGCCTGATCCTGCTTGATCTGATGATGCCGGTGATGAACGGCTGGCAGTTCCGCGACGAACAGCAGCGCGATCCATGTCTGGCGCCGATCCCAACGGTGGTGCTCTCGGCGGACGGCAACGTTGCCGAAAAAGCGGCGGCGATCCATGCCGACGATTTTCTCAAAAAGCCGATCCAACTCGGCCAGTTGCTGGACACCGTCGATCGCTTCTGCCGCTGA
- a CDS encoding PAS domain S-box protein, whose protein sequence is MTRIARLASAMLHAPMALAVWYGVDGQTVRGAVGLPAADVARLGAWFSAARPQLLTARAPLKLAEVRARPPTLLAGELRDGVLMPLLDGLVLRGVIGVFADGVLAWDGMCAALDDLAALAQAALPQAQADWLPQEDWYAQESEARFREMADQAPVLMWMAAPDGRCTFFNRAWLAFTGRTLEQELGDGWFDTVHPRDRILNKRVFLRAASARAPFQMEYRVRRADGQYRWIYDAGLPVFAPNGELRCYIGAAIDITERKQVEERIARSEERYRSIFQFMPISIWEEDWSGVLEMLRDLRRMGVRDYAQYVAEHPEGVMQALQAVRILDVNDATVALFKARDKQQLLGSLQIVFSSPELLPGFVQELVALSSGQPVFETEMQLRTLTGEPLHVLLRMSFPPLDGDSGTVLVGLIDITERKRIEARQAHETRLLEVLSTGDALAPMLEQVVLTLEASLPPLRAAVLLLERDGQRWQQVVAPALPAAYQQFMAQVDGRALLAACAAAQQATSLLVSDIESDPWWEPLRAAARQAGLRTCWLVPIGSAPDATSAVMLLYHPEQCQPRADERAWLARLARMVSLAIDRVQRTAALRASEEFLRRMIESSTDCIKVLDLEGRLLAISSGGQRLMEIDDLQACLQSEWVSFWQGPLQATVRAAIATARAGGVGRFSGFCPTMKGTPKWWDVVVTPMLGADGQPQQLLAVSRDISERVQAEQRLQRLQTVTAELSRAVTPKQVARVTVRQGLAATNGYAGVVLALQGQALQILYAQGYERHTIKRWQHVPLDAPLPVVAVARSGTPLWLETPEQIGEQFPLFASLNASRSRALAVLPLSSERGLLGVLSINFAAPRRFETPDRELLLALARQGAQALERAQLYEAERQARRQAQRAAAVARLHATQLSGLARAALRINAALSIDQILETTTSEARALIGAHQAVSSFTINQNWAQAINTVSLSDKYAAWRDYDAPPDGSGIYAEVCRTNRPMRLTQAELEAHPLWRAFGKEAGRYPPMRGWLAAPLVGRDGRNIGLLQLSDKEDGGDFTAEDEAILVQLAQMAAVAVENARLYREAQEAILARDEFLSVASHELKTPLTALELQTQSLLRLLARQADAVPRERLTSKLQLIDQQAQRLTQLSNDLLDVARIRLGRIELRFESVDLVALAQEVLARFEEQAQLTGSAITLHAPSALPLVTDRGRVEQILTNLLSNALKYGAGRPIEVVLSATATQVELQVRDHGIGIAPEHLERIFVRFERVVSARHYSGLGLGLYITRQLVEALGGQIRVSSAVNIGSTFTVSLPRGIQGDA, encoded by the coding sequence GTGACGCGCATTGCACGGCTGGCGAGCGCGATGCTGCATGCGCCCATGGCACTGGCGGTCTGGTATGGCGTCGATGGTCAGACCGTGCGTGGTGCGGTTGGCTTGCCGGCGGCTGACGTTGCCCGGCTCGGCGCCTGGTTCAGCGCGGCACGGCCGCAGTTGCTGACGGCGCGCGCGCCGCTGAAGCTCGCCGAGGTGCGCGCCCGCCCGCCCACTCTGCTGGCCGGCGAGCTGCGCGATGGCGTGCTGATGCCCCTGTTGGATGGCCTCGTTCTGCGCGGCGTGATCGGCGTCTTTGCGGATGGCGTGCTGGCGTGGGACGGCATGTGCGCAGCGCTGGACGATCTGGCGGCGCTGGCGCAGGCCGCGCTGCCGCAGGCGCAGGCCGATTGGCTGCCCCAGGAGGATTGGTACGCGCAGGAAAGCGAAGCGCGCTTCCGCGAAATGGCCGATCAGGCGCCGGTGTTGATGTGGATGGCGGCTCCCGATGGTCGCTGCACCTTTTTCAATCGCGCTTGGTTGGCCTTTACCGGTCGCACGCTGGAGCAGGAGCTGGGGGATGGCTGGTTTGATACGGTGCATCCCCGGGATCGCATCCTGAACAAACGCGTCTTTTTGCGCGCCGCGAGCGCGCGCGCGCCCTTCCAAATGGAGTACCGCGTGCGCCGCGCCGATGGGCAGTATCGCTGGATCTACGACGCCGGCCTGCCCGTGTTCGCGCCCAACGGCGAGCTGCGCTGCTACATCGGCGCCGCCATCGATATCACCGAGCGCAAGCAGGTCGAGGAGCGCATTGCCCGGAGCGAGGAGCGCTACCGCTCGATCTTCCAGTTCATGCCGATCTCGATCTGGGAAGAGGACTGGAGCGGCGTGCTGGAGATGCTGCGCGACCTACGGCGCATGGGCGTGCGCGACTATGCGCAGTATGTTGCGGAGCATCCCGAGGGGGTGATGCAGGCGCTGCAGGCGGTGCGCATCCTCGACGTCAACGACGCCACTGTGGCGCTCTTCAAGGCGCGCGATAAACAGCAACTGCTGGGCTCGCTCCAGATCGTCTTTTCCAGCCCGGAGTTATTGCCCGGCTTTGTCCAGGAGCTGGTAGCGCTCAGCAGCGGTCAGCCGGTCTTCGAGACCGAGATGCAGCTGCGCACGCTGACCGGTGAGCCACTCCATGTCCTGTTGCGCATGTCGTTTCCGCCGTTGGACGGCGACTCCGGCACCGTATTGGTGGGCTTGATCGATATCACCGAGCGCAAACGCATCGAAGCGCGCCAGGCGCACGAGACCCGGCTTTTGGAAGTGCTGTCCACGGGCGACGCGCTCGCGCCAATGCTGGAACAGGTGGTCCTGACGCTCGAGGCGAGCCTGCCGCCGCTGCGCGCGGCCGTGTTGCTGCTCGAACGTGATGGGCAGCGCTGGCAGCAGGTGGTGGCACCCGCTCTGCCGGCGGCGTATCAGCAGTTCATGGCGCAGGTCGATGGCCGCGCGCTCCTGGCCGCCTGCGCCGCCGCCCAGCAGGCCACCTCGCTGCTGGTGAGCGATATCGAGAGTGATCCCTGGTGGGAGCCGCTGCGCGCCGCCGCCCGGCAGGCCGGCTTGCGGACATGTTGGTTGGTGCCGATCGGCAGCGCGCCGGACGCGACGTCGGCCGTCATGCTGCTGTACCATCCCGAACAGTGTCAGCCCCGCGCCGACGAGAGGGCGTGGTTGGCGCGCCTGGCGCGCATGGTCAGCCTGGCGATCGATCGCGTGCAGCGCACCGCGGCCTTGCGCGCCAGCGAGGAGTTTCTGCGGCGCATGATCGAAAGCAGCACCGACTGCATCAAGGTACTGGATCTGGAGGGCCGCTTGCTGGCGATCAGCAGCGGCGGGCAGCGCCTGATGGAGATCGATGATCTGCAGGCCTGTCTGCAGAGTGAATGGGTCTCCTTCTGGCAAGGGCCACTGCAGGCGACCGTGCGCGCGGCCATTGCCACGGCGCGCGCCGGTGGCGTGGGCCGCTTCTCCGGCTTCTGTCCCACCATGAAGGGGACGCCCAAGTGGTGGGACGTGGTGGTGACGCCCATGCTGGGCGCGGATGGGCAGCCGCAGCAGCTGCTGGCGGTATCGCGCGACATCAGCGAGCGCGTGCAGGCCGAGCAGCGCCTCCAGCGTTTGCAGACCGTGACTGCAGAGCTCTCGCGCGCGGTCACGCCCAAACAGGTGGCGCGGGTGACGGTGCGCCAAGGGCTGGCGGCGACGAATGGCTATGCCGGCGTGGTGCTGGCGCTGCAGGGCCAGGCGTTGCAGATCCTCTACGCGCAGGGCTACGAACGCCACACGATCAAGCGCTGGCAGCATGTGCCGCTGGATGCGCCCTTGCCGGTGGTGGCCGTGGCGCGCAGCGGCACGCCGCTCTGGCTGGAAACGCCTGAGCAGATTGGCGAGCAATTTCCTCTGTTTGCCAGCCTGAACGCGTCACGCAGTCGGGCGCTCGCCGTGTTGCCCTTGTCCAGCGAGCGCGGCCTGTTGGGGGTGTTGAGCATCAACTTCGCTGCACCGCGCCGCTTCGAGACGCCCGATCGCGAGCTGCTGCTGGCGCTGGCCCGCCAGGGCGCTCAGGCGCTGGAACGCGCGCAGCTCTACGAGGCCGAGCGCCAGGCGCGGCGGCAGGCCCAGCGTGCTGCCGCCGTTGCGCGCCTGCACGCCACGCAGTTGAGTGGTCTGGCACGCGCGGCGCTGCGTATCAACGCCGCGCTCTCGATCGATCAGATCCTGGAAACGACTACCAGCGAGGCGCGCGCGCTGATCGGCGCGCACCAGGCGGTTTCGAGCTTCACCATCAACCAGAACTGGGCCCAGGCGATCAACACCGTGTCGCTCTCGGACAAGTATGCCGCCTGGCGTGACTACGACGCCCCGCCGGATGGCTCCGGCATCTACGCCGAAGTGTGCCGCACCAACCGCCCCATGCGCCTGACCCAGGCCGAGCTGGAGGCGCATCCGCTCTGGCGCGCCTTTGGCAAGGAGGCCGGGCGTTACCCGCCCATGCGCGGCTGGCTGGCCGCGCCGCTGGTAGGCCGCGACGGACGCAACATTGGGCTGCTGCAACTCTCCGACAAGGAAGATGGTGGCGACTTCACCGCCGAAGACGAGGCCATTCTGGTGCAACTGGCACAGATGGCTGCCGTGGCCGTCGAAAATGCGCGCCTCTACCGTGAGGCTCAGGAAGCCATCCTGGCGCGCGACGAGTTCTTGTCGGTGGCCTCGCACGAGCTGAAAACGCCGCTGACGGCGCTGGAGCTGCAGACGCAGAGTCTGCTGCGGCTGTTGGCACGCCAGGCGGACGCCGTGCCGCGCGAGCGGCTGACGAGCAAACTGCAGTTGATCGATCAACAGGCGCAGCGCCTGACGCAGCTTAGCAACGATCTGCTGGATGTCGCACGCATCCGTCTGGGCCGCATCGAGCTGCGCTTCGAGTCCGTCGATCTGGTGGCGTTGGCGCAGGAGGTGCTGGCGCGCTTCGAGGAGCAGGCGCAACTCACCGGCAGCGCCATCACCCTGCACGCGCCGTCGGCGTTGCCGTTGGTGACCGACCGCGGCCGCGTCGAGCAGATCCTGACCAACCTGCTCTCCAACGCCCTCAAGTATGGTGCGGGCCGTCCCATCGAGGTTGTGCTGAGCGCCACGGCCACCCAGGTCGAGCTCCAGGTGCGCGATCACGGCATCGGGATTGCGCCTGAACATCTCGAACGCATCTTCGTGCGCTTCGAGCGCGTCGTCTCGGCGCGCCACTACAGCGGCCTGGGGCTGGGCCTGTATATCACCCGCCAACTGGTCGAAGCCCTGGGCGGCCAGATCCGCGTGAGCAGTGCCGTCAACATCGGCTCGACCTTTACGGTGTCTTTGCCGCGCGGCATCCAGGGCGATGCCTGA